The Phycisphaerae bacterium genome has a window encoding:
- the flhF gene encoding flagellar biosynthesis protein FlhF encodes MKLKTYQADSMADALAQVRRELGRDAVILNTRTVKKGGLLGLGARRVVEITAGAGVNVLPPGVRKTVLAGRTDEAVPASPAVAAPAMPPAASSDAVQLKQEIEAVKQMVRELVDQQRRSQTPNVPEELFSMYLGLVNQEVAQELADGIARQVHDELTSEQLRDEGLVRAAISRCVEKMIPDPEPITAGQPGKPRVIAFVGPTGVGKTTTIAKLAANFRLRENRSVALITIDTYRIAAVDQLRTYANIINIPLRVVLSPDELRSAIESFKQQHHLILIDTAGRSQNDRIKLQELKSFLDAASPDEVHLVLSSTSSHATLQASINQFSPLGIHKVVFTKLDEAVGVGMLLNVVRKLDRSISYLTTGQNVPDDIELGSGKRLAKLILDQCTEFGSPGGSGEPLTPQAQT; translated from the coding sequence ATGAAGCTAAAGACCTACCAGGCGGACTCCATGGCTGACGCCCTCGCCCAGGTGCGGCGCGAACTGGGACGCGACGCGGTCATCCTCAACACCCGTACGGTCAAGAAGGGCGGACTTCTGGGACTGGGAGCCCGGCGCGTGGTCGAGATCACCGCCGGCGCCGGCGTCAACGTCCTGCCGCCCGGCGTCCGCAAAACCGTATTGGCCGGGCGGACCGACGAGGCCGTTCCCGCATCGCCCGCGGTCGCCGCTCCGGCCATGCCGCCGGCCGCGTCGTCCGACGCCGTTCAGCTCAAGCAGGAGATCGAGGCGGTCAAGCAGATGGTCCGCGAACTGGTGGACCAGCAGCGGCGGTCCCAGACGCCCAATGTGCCCGAAGAACTCTTCTCAATGTACCTGGGCCTGGTCAACCAGGAAGTTGCTCAGGAACTCGCCGACGGCATCGCCCGTCAGGTCCATGACGAGTTGACGTCCGAGCAGCTTCGCGACGAGGGACTGGTTCGCGCCGCCATCTCCCGTTGCGTCGAAAAGATGATCCCCGATCCCGAGCCGATCACCGCCGGCCAGCCGGGCAAGCCCCGCGTCATCGCCTTCGTCGGACCTACCGGCGTCGGCAAAACCACCACCATCGCCAAGCTTGCCGCCAACTTCCGCCTTCGCGAAAACAGATCGGTCGCCCTGATCACCATCGACACCTACCGCATCGCCGCCGTCGATCAGCTTCGGACCTACGCCAACATCATCAACATTCCGCTTCGCGTGGTCCTCTCGCCCGACGAACTGCGGTCGGCCATCGAGTCGTTCAAGCAGCAGCACCACCTGATCCTCATCGACACCGCCGGCCGAAGCCAGAACGACCGGATCAAGCTCCAGGAGCTCAAGTCGTTTCTCGACGCCGCCTCGCCCGACGAGGTCCACCTGGTGCTCTCGAGCACCTCCAGCCACGCCACCCTCCAGGCGAGCATCAACCAGTTCTCGCCTCTGGGTATTCACAAGGTCGTCTTCACCAAGCTCGACGAGGCGGTCGGGGTCGGCATGCTCCTGAATGTCGTCCGCAAGCTCGACCGCTCAATCTCCTACCTGACCACCGGACAGAATGTCCCGGACGACATCGAGTTGGGCAGCGGCAAACGGCTGGCCAAGCTCATTCTCGACCAGTGTACGGAATTCGGATCGCCCGGCGGCTCGGGCGAACCCTTGACCCCGCAGGCGCAAACCTGA
- a CDS encoding FliA/WhiG family RNA polymerase sigma factor produces the protein MKQTATVAEKDANIDQVWREYRATGSVDLRNRLIENYLPLVKYNAERVWAKLPNEVDLDDLISSGILGLIDAIEAFDLDRGVKFSTYCSQRICGAILDELRERDWVPRIVRNRMRRVDHAVKALQAELGRLPTDQELCARMNLSREEFDRVINDTTSTTFISLSRPRNEADSHKDLREIDVLEDRRSDDPVVEMQKKDVKELIMRGLSRTERLIILLYYYEEMTMKEIGKTLDLSESRVSQMHSAIVKRLKQHLLDRRREFETEIPAGGEELDEE, from the coding sequence ATGAAACAGACGGCGACCGTAGCGGAGAAGGATGCCAACATCGACCAGGTCTGGCGGGAGTATCGCGCCACCGGCAGCGTGGATCTGCGAAACCGGCTCATCGAGAACTACCTCCCCCTGGTCAAGTACAACGCCGAACGCGTCTGGGCCAAACTGCCCAACGAGGTCGATCTCGATGACCTGATCAGTTCCGGCATTCTCGGCCTGATCGACGCCATCGAGGCCTTCGACCTTGATCGCGGCGTCAAGTTCTCCACCTATTGTTCCCAGCGGATCTGCGGGGCCATTCTCGACGAGCTCCGCGAACGCGACTGGGTCCCGCGGATCGTCCGCAACCGCATGCGCCGCGTCGATCACGCGGTCAAGGCCCTTCAGGCCGAACTCGGCCGCCTGCCCACCGACCAGGAACTCTGCGCGCGGATGAACCTCTCGCGCGAGGAGTTCGACCGCGTCATCAACGATACCACCAGCACCACGTTCATCAGCCTCTCCCGCCCGCGCAACGAGGCCGACAGCCACAAGGACCTCCGCGAAATCGACGTCCTCGAAGACCGCCGTTCCGACGACCCGGTCGTCGAAATGCAGAAGAAGGACGTCAAGGAGCTGATCATGCGCGGCCTCTCGCGGACCGAACGCCTGATCATCCTCCTCTACTACTACGAAGAAATGACCATGAAGGAAATCGGCAAGACCCTCGACCTCTCCGAATCACGCGTCAGCCAGATGCACTCGGCCATCGTCAAAAGGCTCAAGCAGCACCTCCTCGATCGCCGAAGAGAATTCGAGACCGAAATTCCCGCGGGTGGGGAGGAGCTTGACGAGGAATAG
- a CDS encoding MinD/ParA family protein, with product MLNDQAAKLREMMRNLPARARIITVASGKGGVGKTVTSINLGICLAASGKRVILVDADLGLANVDVLLNVNSRYNIHHVLHNEVELDQIIHTVAGGLQVVVGGSGLAGLANLSEFERHRLVQVLSDLQSQADLVIFDTAAGINRNVMTFVDLADLVLVVTTPEPAAITDAYAMIKTAVQDGASGHISVLMNRVSSRLEARTCQQRLAQVAKKFLNLTLYDAGYVVEDGAVVQAVKKRRPFVLEYPKSQASYCLMNLAAKLARNVNVPAQKVGFFRKVASLFS from the coding sequence ATGCTTAACGATCAGGCAGCCAAACTCAGGGAAATGATGCGAAACCTGCCCGCCAGGGCCAGGATCATCACCGTCGCCTCGGGCAAGGGCGGCGTCGGCAAGACCGTCACCTCGATCAACCTCGGCATCTGTCTGGCCGCCAGCGGCAAGCGCGTCATCCTCGTGGACGCGGACCTGGGTCTGGCCAACGTGGATGTCCTGCTCAACGTTAACAGCCGGTACAACATCCACCACGTGCTCCACAACGAGGTCGAACTCGACCAGATCATCCACACCGTCGCGGGCGGCCTTCAGGTCGTGGTGGGGGGGTCCGGGCTGGCTGGACTGGCCAACCTCTCCGAGTTCGAACGCCACCGCCTGGTTCAGGTGTTATCGGACCTCCAGTCCCAGGCTGACCTCGTTATTTTCGATACCGCAGCGGGTATCAACCGCAATGTCATGACCTTCGTCGATCTGGCCGATCTGGTCCTGGTGGTGACGACTCCGGAACCCGCGGCCATTACCGACGCCTACGCCATGATCAAAACCGCCGTTCAGGATGGCGCCTCGGGACACATCTCGGTCCTCATGAACCGCGTTTCCAGCCGGCTGGAGGCCCGTACCTGCCAGCAGCGGCTCGCCCAGGTCGCCAAGAAGTTTCTCAACCTGACCCTCTACGACGCCGGATACGTCGTCGAGGATGGCGCGGTCGTACAGGCGGTCAAAAAACGCCGCCCGTTCGTCCTGGAGTATCCCAAGTCGCAGGCGAGCTACTGCCTGATGAACCTGGCCGCCAAGCTCGCCCGCAACGTCAACGTGCCCGCCCAGAAGGTCGGGTTCTTTCGAAAGGTGGCCAGCCTGTTCTCGTAA